In Prunus dulcis chromosome 2, ALMONDv2, whole genome shotgun sequence, a single genomic region encodes these proteins:
- the LOC117620107 gene encoding peroxisomal membrane protein 11B, with product MNNDTVDKLVIFLAKRDGIDKLVKTFQYVSKLVHWHVESKNPEIAQRAKQWEVASGLSRKAFRTGRFLTGFNALRRSPGSTPTLRFLAVLANAGEMVYFFFDHFLWLSRIGTLNPNLARKMSFISAFGESFGYIFFIISDFIALKEGLEAERELAALEDKSTDKKIESLRKIRSDRVMRLMAVAANVADLFIAVADIEPNPFCNHTVTLGISGLVSAWAGWYRNWPS from the coding sequence ATGAATAATGATACAGTAGACAAACTGGTCATCTTCCTAGCAAAGAGAGATGGCATTGACAAGCTTGTTAAGACCTTCCAATATGTCTCTAAGCTTGTCCACTGGCATGTTGAGTCTAAAAACCCAGAAATTGCTCAAAGAGCAAAGCAGTGGGAAGTTGCCTCTGGCCTTAGCCGGAAGGCTTTTCGAACCGGCCGGTTTCTCACAGGATTCAATGCATTGAGAAGAAGCCCTGGCTCCACGCCTACCCTTCGGTTCCTTGCTGTTCTTGCTAATGCAGGGGAAATGGTCTACTTCTTTTTTGACCACTTTCTTTGGCTCTCCAGAATTGGAACCCTGAACCCAAATTTGGCCAGGAAGATGAGTTTTATATCAGCCTTCGGTGAGTCGTTTGGAtatatcttcttcatcatatctGATTTCATTGCATTGAAGGAGGGGCtagaggcagagagagagcttgCTGCTTTGGAGGACAAGTCCACAGACAAGAAGATTGAGAGTTTGAGAAAGATTAGGAGTGATAGAGTGATGAGGTTAATGGCAGTGGCAGCTAATGTTGCAGACTTGTTCATTGCAGTGGCGGATATTGAGCCTAACCCCTTCTGCAACCACACTGTGACTCTTGGGATCAGTGGGCTAGTCTCTGCTTGGGCTGGTTGGTACAGAAACTGGCCCTCATGA